The sequence GAGAAGCTCCCTCTTTCACCTGGAGCAGCTGCTGATCCGAACACCTGATGGTGGGGAAATCCCTCTGGAGCGTGCAGCAAGAATAATCCCCAGTCGGGCTTACACCGAGATCAACCGTGTTGATGGAAAGCGGGTTCTCAGCGTGACAGCCAATGTGGTGGCAGGTAAGTCCAATGAGAATAAAATTCTGGACAGTTTGAAACGGGAATACTTACCCGAGTTGCTTGCAAACTACAGTGGGCTGAATTATTCCTTTCAGGGGCAGCAGCGTGAAAAACGCATGGCCGTGCATGATCTTCTGATGGGGATTGCTTTAATGATGCCAGCGATTTTCTGTCTCCTTGCCATTCTTTTTAGGAGCTACGGGCAGGCCCTGCTGGTAATGATTTCCATTCCATTCGGTCTGGTCAGTGCCCTTTTCGGCCATATTATTATGGGGTACAGCCTCTCTATTATTTCCATATTCGGGATGATTGCTCTCTGCGGGGTAGTAATTAATGGCGGGCTGGTGTTTACGGTGACAGCCAATCGGTACCGAGGTGAGGGGAAAACAGTAGCCGAGGCAGCATTTATGGCTGCAACACGGAGGTTCCGTCCTATCATACTCACCTCGCTCACTACTTTTTTTGGTCTGGCTCCAATGATATTTGAGCAGTCTGTGCAGGCCCGTTTTCTCATTCCCATGGCCATTTCACTGGGGTACGGAATTCTTTTCTCAACAGCGATTATCCTTTTTCTCATGCCTGCATTTTACCTGATTTATGATGACGTCCTTGGGCTGATGAGGAATAGGAAAAGTTGACCTGTAGTGTTGGTAATTGTCTGAAATACCAAATGGGTATTGAATCGTAGGGGCTTCTCTGCACAATCTTTTGATGGTGCTGCCTGGGTTGGAGTATTATTGGGTGTCTTTTTTTCTGCAGAAAGTGATTTCTCCCAAAAACCAGAGAACTATTCCTGTAAGCATCGATGACAACCTGAGTGATGCTACGGTTGCGACTGACTTGGAATAAATCTGGATGACGCCAAGGATATCATTGTATTAATCTATCAATCAATGGCGGATCAGTCTGCGGTAGCCAGGAGTTGTTATATTATATCACGTCAGCAGACGGATCCTGTAAGTCAACCAATACCTTTTCTTTTGAAATCTTCGTTATTCTGTTGGTCTAGCAAAATCTCTTGCCATATTCTTGAGAACACCTCAATGAACAATTAGTGACATTTTTGAATGGCAGCTGTTGTCAAATAGCACGAAAATGTATTGAAATGCCTGTTGAAACCCTCTGCTTCTCGTTCTGTTTGTGTTTTATGTGATTGATTTGATGTCGTATTCTCTGTTGGGTGAAAGTTGGCACAAATCATGCTCTTATCGCAGAAAAGGCAATGAAAGGTATCTTTCAGGCATTAAATAAAACATTTCAATGTGGAGAAAAGTGATGAGAAAAAGTATTCCAATGGCAGCCTTAACCGCAATTGTAAGCGCTTTGAGTGTGCCCCAGGCTATGGCGGCGGATGTTACCGCAGCCGCGGATATCAATTCAGCATATGTATGGCGAGGACTTACCTTTAACGACGGCATCGTTATTCAGCCAAGTATTGATGTGGCGGCTGGCGGCTTTGGCTTTAACGTATGGGGCAACTTGGATGTCGATGACTACAACGACACACTCGATTCTGGTGAGTTTTCTGAAGTAGACCTTACCGTTTCTTACTCGTTTGATATTGGGCCTGTAGGCGCCAGTGTCGGCTATATTGAATATCTGTTTCCAGCGGGTGGTGCAAGTACCAGCGAAATATTTGCTAGCACCAGCATGGATATCGTCTATGGAATCTCTGCTGGCCTGGAACTCTATTATGACATCGACCAGGTGGATGATTTTTACGCTACAGCAAGCATTGGTTACGCGTTGGATATCAATGAGAAACTGGGGCTTGAGTTAGGTGGTCTGATAAGTTATGCAGGTAAGGATTTTACAGCAGCCTACGCAGGAGGTACTGACAGTGGATTTTTTAATTATATCCTCTCTGCCTCCCTTAGCTATGCAATAAGCGACACCCTGAGCACTGGCATAAATGTCAACTACACAGATTCGATGGAGTCGGATGCGCTTCCTGATAGCGCGATGGATAGCGACATCTACGGCGGAATCAGTATGGCTTATACCTTCTAATCGTCACTTTTTGAGCACCATTCCTCACAAAGTTGCCATGCTTGAAATATGGCATGGCAACTCTTAAAATCCGTAACTCACTCTTCAATGTTATTGCAGTATCAAGAAATTCTCCCCTGCTGACACATCGTTTAAATCATTCAGGAAGTCCTGCTTGCGTGTCCCTGGCCAAAATCGGGTGTAAGACGCAATACTCTCCACTGCAAACCAAAAAATTATATTAGGTCTGAGTACCTTTTGAATATATACTTGAAGGTAGCAAGCTCAAAACAAAGTCGCCCACACCAAGAATTTAAAATCCCTTCATAAGGAAAAAGACGATATGTTTGTAAAAAAGAGCCAAAAGGAACTGGAAGATCACGCCAACATACAGCCGACTTACGGCTCAAGAACAATGAGGGAAGAGATTCCAAAATATGAGCTCCCAGATGAGGGGATGCCGCCGACCGCTGCCTATAACATTATCCATGATGAACTGGCATTAGACGGAAACTCACGACTGAACCTTGCCACTTTTGTCACAACCTGGATGGAACCTGAAGCGCGTCAGTTGATGACGGAAACCTTCGACAAGAACATGATTGATAAGGATGAGTACCCGCAGACTGCAGAAATTGAATTGCGCTGCGTCAACATCCTGTCACGCCTGTGGAGCTCACCCGAGGGAGAAGAGGCTGTGGGGTGTTCAACAATTGGATCCAGCGAAGCTGCAATGCTTGCCGGAATGGCACTGAAGAGAAAATGGAAGCACCGCATGCAGGCAGCAGGCAAACCGACTGACAAACCAAATTTCATCATGGGAAGAAATGTTCAGGTATGCTGGGAAAAATTCTGCAACTACTGGGAAGTGGAACCTCGTTTTGTCATGGCCGAAGGTAATAGCTTCAATCTCCGTCCCGAGGATGCCATAGAACTCTGCGATGAAAACACCATCGGTGTACTGGCGATTATGGGGTCCACTTTTGATGGAAGCTATGAACCTGTGGCAGAGTTAAATGCTGCTCTGGATGCGTTCTACGAAAAGAGCGGTCTCGATATTCCTATTCATGTTGATGCTGCCAGCGGAGGTTTCGTAGCTCCCTTTCTTCAGCCTGAACTGATGTGGGATTTTCGGGTGCCGCGAGTGAAATCAATAAATGTGTCTGGCCACAAATACGGACTTGTCTATCCCGGCGTGGGATGGGCAATCTGGCGGGACAAAAAGGAACTGCCGGAGGAATTAATTTTCCACTGTGACTACCTGGGGGGGGACCTTCCCAACTTTGCCCTCAACTTTTCCCGGCCCGGAAATCAGGTGATAGCACAGTACTACAATTTTTTACGCCTTGGCCTTGATGGATACACAGCTATCCAGGAAACCTGTCGTGAGATCGCTCTTTTTCTGTCATCGAATATTGCGAAAATTGGACCTTTTGAACTCATAAGTAAAGGTGATACCATCCCTGTATTTGCCTGGAAACTCAAAGATCATTTTGCTGATACTGCAAACTTCAGCCTTTTTGATCTTGCCGAAAGGCTCCGCTACAATGGCTGGCTGGTACCCGCCTACAGAATGCCGGAAAACAGGAAAGACCTTATCGTTCAACGCATTGTTGTAAAAGAAGGGTTCAGTCGTGATATGGCCGGTGCCCTCCTTGCTGATATACAAAAACATGTGCAATGGTTTGCCGATCATCCCGGTTTTAACAGGACAATGGAAGGCAAACAGTTCTCACATTAAATACATTCCAGGGAAACTTCATGATTATAAATACCTATATAAAAGAGAATGCCCCAGGCACGGGTAATGGTATTCGCCTGGCCGTATATCAGGGAAAAGGCCCGGCAGGGACTCCAGAAGCAATCCGACATAATACGGACCAGCTTGAACAAGTGGTTCGCACAGCCAGACAGTTCAATGCTCAATTGATCAGCTTTCCGGAGCTCTATCTTAGCGGTTACGCTATCACACCAGAGACAGCTCAGGAATTGGCAATGGAAACAGCTGGTCCAGAGCTTGCTAAGGTGGCTGAAATTGCAAAAGCAAATGATATAACTATTATCTGCCCCTACCCTGAAAAAGCAACAGTTGGCGGAAAAACCAGATACTATGATTCCATCGCAGTGTTTGATATAAATGGATTTCTTCTTAAAAATTATAGAAAGACCCATCTCTGGGGACCGGATGAAAAGAAAATCTGGAACATTGGCTACGAGTTGGAGGAAGAAGGAGAGGCCTATTCGGTTTTCTTAGTGAATGATTTTCCTGTTGCAGTTCTTAACTGTTATGAAGCTGAATTTCCCGAGCTTGCAAGGATACTGGCTCTAAAAGGGGCAAAGTTGATTGTCATTCCAACGGCCGCTGATGAATCTACGGTTCTATCCAGTGGAAAATGGACAACAACACCCTATCCAGACGTTTCAAAAACCCTGATTCCTGCACATGCGTATGAAAACAATATTTTCATTTCGTACAGTAACAGATGTCAGGAAGAAACTTTAAAAGGGAAAATCGTAGGAAAATATCTTGGCAACAGTATGATTGCCAATTGTCACGGTGAGCTGATGGTTGCAGCTAAAAACGAAGTGACCCTTCTTCTTGCAGATTGCATACCTGCAAACTATGGCCCGACTCATCCCGAGAACACCGATTATTTGAAAGACAGACGGGCCTCTCTCTACAGGGAACTGGTGAAAACAACGGAATAAGCTATGCCAGATGGCTCCATCTTTCCCCCTGACTTGAAAAGAAAGTATCGTCCACAACCTTTATCACTCAACACACTCAACTCAGTTATTTGTCGTGGGGTGTTGGAATTGTATCAAATTCGTAGTGAAGAAGATCGGTCTCCAGCCAACCTTCAGTTAATAAAGATTTGTAGCCGAGCAGAAATTTGATCGTCTCTGCGGCCTGTATGGATGCAACAAGGGAAACAGTCATGGGGAGTACCTGGGGAGGTATGCCTGAGTCTGTTTTTTTTGGATAGAGTCTGCTGATAAGTTTGTTCGATATCTGATCGATGCCAGCGTGACCGTACCACTCCTTTACTGCTCCGTGAACTAGGGGGATGCCTTGTCTTTGGCAGAGTGTGGAGAGTTCTTTTCGTGCCTTCGTTGAGTCCAGGGCATCGATTGCGATATCTGCGGTTTTTATTGCAATAGGGGTGAATTCGCAGTTGTGAAGCGTGGTTTTTAGTACGGGATTGATTTTCTGTAACTCTCGGCCCACGATATCAACTTTGCTGCAGCCAAGGGTTTCAGTGCTACAGAAAATCTGACGGTTGAGATTTGATTCGGAAAAAACGTCAGGATCCGTGAGGATGAGGTGACCGATGCCAAGCCTCGCAAGCAGTTCAGCCGTTCTGCCTCCCAGGCCGCCGCAGCCGATAATAGCCACCCTGGATTGAAACAACCTGAGCTGCTCCCGGCAACTCAGGTTGTTTCGTTGAAAACGTGAAGGGGTGATGGAATGATCAAGCGCGAGCGTTTCGATATTGCGCAGCGAACAGTTATGCTTTTGAGCGATCTTCCAGGCGTCAGCAAGAGAGAGATGTGCATCTCGAGCATGCCGTTCTATGCTCCGAAGGATCTCGTTGCTGTCAGACTCAGCCACCACCGATTACCGGAAATATTGCATAAATATCTCCTTCATGGAGAACGGTTTCGAATGTGCAGTGACGGGAGTTGACCATCAGCACGCCAACCTCTTCCCGGTCAATAGAAAGGTCATCGACAATTTTACCGGCGGTGGTGCCTTCGGGAAGCTCTTTGTCTTCTTTAATGAAACGGCCTTCTCGAAAAAAGGCAAAGAGCTTTACCTGTACCCGCATGGGAATATCCTAGAAATTCCAGAAGGTGTCGATTTCCTCACCGGTGAAATCCCATACTGCATTGTGCGGCGTAACGGGCTCAATCTCAAAAAATTCCGGTAATCTGTCATCAAGATTGGTAAATCCGGCGGCCGTGTTAAATGCATGCTCGGTCTTCAGGATAGTCATGCCAAGATTGGTAACATCGTTTGCGGTGAGGTTGATTCCAAAACGGGCATTGATCATATCAATGAGTGACGGCAGGCAGGTACTATCATCGAGTGCTGCAAATGCAATAAAGAGACACATGCCTGTGGAGTCAATGGCAGCTGTCGCAATCTGCAGATTGCGGGAGAGTTCCACCTGGCCTTCTTTGGAAAGAGGGTCGGCTTTTCCTCCAACGCCAAGAATTTCTGTGGCAATGGTATAGCCCATGGTGTGATCCGCGCCCTGAGTGGAGGTGGCATAGGTGACGCCGATGCCTTTAATGGCGCGGGGGTCGTATGCAGGGATTGCTTGATTTTTCACCACAGGGACCCGTGTTATGCCGTATGTCCGGCCAACGTTGCCCGCACCGTTGCCGATGACACGGCCAAGAGGGCTACCCTTGGCAATCTCTTCTGTCATGATGCGGATCATTTCGTTGCTGTCACCAAACGCAAGGACACCGGCTTCCATGGCTACACCAAAGGCCACGGCAGTTTCGATGGTGTCAAGTCCGATATCATCAAGAATATGATCCATCTCGGCGATTTGATCCAGGTTGTCAATGGTGCAGTCGGCACCCATAGCCCATATGGATTCGTACTCAATACCGGATGTTTTGTAGTTCCCTTTGATGTCGTTATAAATTTGAGAACACTGGATCACGCAGCCTGCGTGACAGCCATGCTTTGGCTTGCCACCGCGTTCAACTATGAGGTCATGCATGGTTTCACCTGAAATCTGCTCATGTCCCTCAAACTGTCCCTGGCTGAAGTTTTTGGTAGGAAGTCCACCAGCTTCATTGATGATGTTAACCAGAACATTGGTGCCGTAGGTCCCAAGAGCTTGACTTACAGGATGGTCAACCAGTGCTTTGGTGAATGTTTTGTTAGCTGCTTTGAATGCTTCAGGGTCTGCGATTTCAACCTTGGCATCTCCTGAGTCAAGTGCGATAAATTTAATCTTTTTGGAACCCATGACAGCTCCAAGGCCACCGCGTCCCAGAGAACGGATATGGCTGTCGGGATCTTTTATAGAGATATTGGCTGCAGCCATCTGCATCTCACCGCCCTGACCAATGGAGATTACACCAATTTTATCAGAGAATCTTTTTTCAACATCCTCCACTACAGCAAAGTTGCCCTTGCCGACCAACTTTTCTTCCTTGCTAATTGTGATTTCACCAGGCTTGAGGCTGATTGAATACCAGCTGTCATCTTGAGGCTGACCTTCAATGATAAGTGCTTTGCAGCCAATTCTTGCAAGTTTCTGTGCGGATGTGCCGCCTGCGTTGGCTTCTTTGATTGTTCCGGTCAATGGACTTTTGGCTCCGGCAGAAATACGGCCGGAGTTAGAAGCTGTAGTACCAGACAGTAATCCTGGGGCAAAAACCAGTTTGTTGTTTGGTCCCAGGGGATGACAGGTGGGAGGAACCTCAGCGGCCACGATGGTAGATGTGAGTCCGCGACCTCCATGACCGGCCCATTCAGCAGGGACGTCTTCAATGGAAGTGGAAAGATCCGTCATATTTACGCGAAAAATTTTGTCAGCCATGGTGTCTCCTCAGGGTAAATGATAATGAAAATTATAATCTCAATAGATTATAGATTCTTCCATTAAAAGAGCAAGAAGTATTCGACTGAAACTGCTATTTGACAATTTGTTGGCGATCAGTAGACTAAAAGTATGAGTTAGCGTACCACACTGTTCAGGGGAGGAGTCTTTTAGGAATGCTGAACTGCACCCTCTCCTACTATCTTTTAGAGTTCCGCTTTTTCAGGACTTTCAATGAATAAACAAAGACATTTAACGAAAACGGTTCGAATGCACCTGTGGCTTCTGTCGTCTCTGTTAGTTATCGTTCTTGGCTATTTATGGGTGGACACTGAAATTAAACAGGCAGATCGTAATGGACTGAAGATTCGAGAGATGTTTTTAGGGCAACAAAAAGAGATTCTTCAAAACGACGTTGAGCATGCAGCTGCCCATATTGCTTACATGAGAGGTCAGCTCGAAAAGCGTGTGCAGATTGAGGTGAAGGCACGAACTGAAGAGGCATACGAAACCGCTCTGTATCTTTACGAACAACATAAAGCCACAAAGAGTCTTTTAGAAATTGGACAAATTATTCATGATGCCCTGTATGCAGCAAGCTGGGATGATGGGAGAGGCTATTATTTTGCGGAGGACATGCAGGGAAATGAACTTGTAAACCGCAATAATCCCGAGTTAGAGGGAACAAATATTATTGATGTTCAGGATAAGGTCGGGACCTACATTATGCGGGAGATTCTTGCCGTGGCGCGTTCGGAACAGCAAGAGGGCTTTTGTACTTATTTCTGGAATAAGCCAGAAGATCCGGGAGTTCTGATCCGTAAGATCTCTTATGTTAAATATTTCGAGCCCCTGGATTGGGTGATCGGCAATGGCGTATATATTGATGATGAAGAAGAGGAGATCAAAAAAGAGGTTCTTGACTGGTTGGAGGAGAGCAAGGATCTCTTCGTCAGCTATCTCTTTGTTGGAACCGTGGAAGGTGATATTCTTTCCGGGCCCGGAAAGGGTGAAAATATGTGGGATGTGACTGATTCCAACGGCTTTAAAGTAGTACAGGCGCTCGTTCAGAAAGCGCTTGATGGTGGAGGCTTTGTTAAATATGTGATGCCTAAGCTGGAAGGAGAAAGGCCTGCTCCGAAATTGAGTTATGCTACTTTGATTCCGGACTGGCAGTGGTATATGGGAACTGGAGTTTATATTGATTATATTGAAAATGAAATACTGGAGGAACAGAAAGCTTCCAGCGAAGTTGTCAAAAAAATTATAATCCAGGTTGTTCTGGTTCTTTGTTGTTTTTTGTTCCTCTCCCTGTTGTTGTCCTGGGCTCTTACTGCCAAAATGAAAAAAAACTTGGATCTGTTTCTGGAATTTTTTAATAAATCAGCTTCGGAAGAATTGATCATTCCAGCCGATAAGGTGAATTTTCTTGAGTTTCAATCTCTTGCGTTGACAGCTAATCAAATGGCAAGGGATAGGCAAAGGGCCTGGGACAACCTGAGTGCAGAACAGGAACGGCTTGCAGTTACCCTGGAGAGTATAGGTGATGGTGTGATGACCACCGATACAGATGGACGAGTTGTTCTGTTAAACAGAGTTGCCGAGGCCCTCACTGGATGGACCAAGGAAGCCGCAGCAGGAAAACCCTCCACTGAGGTGTTTCATATTGTCAATGAAAAAACAGGGAAGAAATGCCAAAGCCCTATACAGCTGGTGTTGGAATCCGGTAAAATCGTAGGGTTTGCCAATCCAACAGCCCTCATTGCAAAAAACGGCACCATTCGATCCATTGCTGACAGCGCTGCTCCAATTCGCGATAGAGATGGTAATGTTATAGGAGTTGTCCTGGTGTTTCAGGATGTTACCAATGAAAGGAAAATGGAAAATGAGTTGCTTAAAATTAGAAAACTTGAATCCGTTGGCGTACTTGCCGGTGGTATTGCCCATGATTTCAATAATATCTTATCCGCGATTCTTGGTAATGTAGAATTGGCAGCCTACCGAATTGCTGAAGAGGATGTCGGGACGGCTACTCTGCTTTCCGATGCTAAGAAAGCGACAAGAAGGGCGACTAAGCTTACCAGTCAGTTACTTACCTTTTCCAAAGGTGGAGATCCTGTCAAAGAGGAAACCTCTCTAGCGTCACTTATTACAGAATCTGCAGGCTTTGTGCTTCATGGCAGTAAGGTAGTGTGTGACTATAGTTTTCCTGAGGATCTTTGGAATGTCGATGTTGATAGCGGACAGATTGGTCAGGTTGTTCAGAATATCATCATAAATGCTAAACAGGCCATGCCCGAAGGCGGTACAATTTTTATTGAATGTTCCAATGTGTATGATGTCGTTGAAGAAAAACTCTTAAATGTGACTATGGGTGACTATGTCTGTGTACGTATCCAGGATTCAGGAACAGGGATCTCAAAAGAAATTATTGATAAGGTGTTTGATCCTTATTTCACAACGAAGCAGGGAGGTAGCGGGCTCGGCCTTGCAATCTGTCATTCCATTGTCAATAAACACAGTGGGTACCTCACCGTCAATTCCATTGCAGATAAAGGGAGCATCTTTACTCTATACCTTCCTGCCATGCACTTCACAAAAGAAAATAGAGCAGAAAAGGCTGAGGAAAAGCTCAAGCCAGCTGAGGCCGTTAGAGTGATGGTAATGGATGATGAAAAAATGCTGCTGGATGTTGCGAAAGCACAGTTGAGTGTTCTTGGTCATGAGCCTGTCCTGGTAAGTGATGGTGCCGAGGCAATCTCTGTGTATAAGGAGATGAAGGCGCTTGGTACTCCCGTTGATATTGTTATTATGGATTTGACTATTCCCGGGGGAATGGGTGGGCAGGAAGCCGCAGAAAGGCTTCTGCAGATCGATCCTGGCGCGAAAATTATCGTTTCCAGTGGTTATTCAAATGATCCGATAATGGCTGAATACAAAAAATATGGATTCTGCTGCGCCATCGCCAAACCTTTTGACTTAAAGGAACTGGGGGATGCTATAGCTGCTTCTTGCTGATATTACTGAAGTATTGTGCTCCTAGAGAAACGGGTTTCATCTATCTTTTTCTGAAGAAGTCCCGTGATCCTGCTTTCCGGAGGTTCCTTTTAACAGTTTCTCGCCAAGCTTCTTAAAGTTTATAATTGGTTTGTCTCCGGGGTTTAGGGAGCCTGTAACCCAGAGGAATGTATAGAGAATGCAGGTGACAACGGCAGCTCCTGATATGAAGTTGACCAGAGTTCGCTCCGTCAGGGTGGCGATGTTTCCCTGAACACGAGCTGTCATCGTAAGGAAGGCGATCAGGATTATTAGTGCAATACATGGAAATCTTTTAATAATTTTCCAGAATCTAGTCATATCATTCTCCTTCAATATATCCATTACTGGCTATGGTCATTCCATGGCCCGAGCATGTACTTCTCATAGAATATCTTCAGTGTTCAGTTTTTTCTATACTTGCCCAAATCTCATTGTTCATACATGATATTTCCAGAGTCCCGCAGGTTGTAGCCACCAAGTGCCAGTACCAGCTTTTGAAATTCACTGTTGTTGCGAATTACATCAAGAAGAGTTTTTATCTTTAAGTCATTCAAAAATTCTTTGGGAATGATAAGGTCATAGCGTTCTTCGGCTACCGGTACAAAATCAAGATTGAGAGCATTTGCTGCAGCCAGAATTCCCATACCGCAATTCACGCTGCCGTTGGCAATGGATGCTGCCACACTCATATGGGTGTATTCTTCATGCTCATATCCGTTAATTGTGGTTGGATCGATATTCATGTCTCTGAGTGTTTTGTCGGTGAGCAGCCGGGTACCTGCACCATTCTGGCGGTTGATGAAACTGTATTTATTCTTTGCCACATCCTCAAATCCTTTGATTTTAAGGGGGTTTCCTTTGGCAACAATCAAACCCTGCTGACGGTAGCAGAGGTTGATAAGCTGCAGGGGGACATCTGGAAGAAAGCGTTTGATAAAGGAGATATTGTACTCACCTGTTTCCTCATCCAAAAGATGACTTCCGGCCAAATGTGCCTCCCCGCGCCTGATGGCCATGATACCTCCCATGGATCCAACATGAGCTGAGGATATGCGGATGGTTTTTCGTCCCTTGTGAAGGAGATTTGCAAGGACATCAATGATGTTATCATGGCTACCAATGGCAACCAGTGTTGACTGCACATCGGTGAGAGGACGCAACAGTTCGATCTCTACTTCCTCACCTGCTCCAACTCCCTCGGATCCCGCTTTAAGGGTGAGGATTCCATCGGCCCGAACCAGAGACATCACCGCACCTGCGCCTTTTCCGGCAGGTGTTGCCATGAGTTCATCACCCACCTGACCCAGGGTAATACGTACAAATTCGTCCACTCCCATGGCTGAGTGCATGGGGCGTGACATGCGGGCTGTGGCCCATTGTGTCGGCGGCATCTTCATGTCCATAAAGTCATAGATCATTTCATGAACAAAGATGCGCATGGTGAGTATGGCAGAGACCGGGTAGCCGGGCAGGCCAATTACCGGGGTGTTGTCCACAATGGCAAGAATTACCGGTTTCCCAGGCTTGGTTGCAACACCATGAACAACCACTTCGCCAAGTTCTGCGAGTACGGTTGATGTGTAGTCACGGGTTCCGGCGGAGGCTCCCGCATTCATAACCACAATATCATTCTCTTTTACTGCTTTGCTTATAGCGTCACGAAGTTGTTCTTTGTCATCGGAAATGGGCTTGGCGCCCGTTGCCACCGCTCCCCATTCGTTGAGAGTACCTGCAAGAATACGGGAATTAAATTCAATAATCTGGCCGGGGGCCGGAGGAGTGCCCGGTTGGATAAGTTCGGATCCCGTGGGGATAACCAGCACCTTGGGGGGAACCTTCACAAATACTCTGGTGACTCCGGTGGCAAGCATGGCCCCCTGGTCAATGGGTCGGATTGTGTGTCCCTCCGGCAGGATCAGTTCCGTTGCCACAATGTCTTCACCAATGGTGCGGACGTGCTGCCAGGGGGTTGCAGGGATAGCCAGCTCCACCTCATTTTCATTAATGTAGTGGACATCCTCTATCATTACTACGGCATCAAATTCCTGTGGCAGGCTGTTTCCGGTATTGACGGCTTTGAACTGTGTGGGGCCCAGTCGTACAGGCGCAGCATCACTGGCAGAGGCCAGATCAGCAAAATGAACAGCAATACCGTCCATGGCAGCTGCGTTATAGGCAGGAGAAGAATGGCCTGCAAAGACAGGGGCTCCGGTTATCCGTCCAAGTGCTTTTTCTACTTCAATCTCTTTGACTTTTGCGCCATGATAAAAGTTGATTTCTTGGAGTGCATTATGCCATTTCTCTTTCGCTTCACCGAGTGGCATGTTCTTTACGTAAATGTCTTTCTGATTCATTGGAGGAGGGTTACCTTAACTTGAGAACCTTTATTTATTCCCTGGGTTGGCTCATCAATGAGGAAGTACCCATGGGCGCGGGAGAGAGTGGATATCGATCCTGATTTTCCAAGAACGGGAATGGCAAGTGGTGGCATGTCTTCCTGCTCCTGGAGCTGAACACGGACAAAATCAAGCCTGCCCGCAGCCGAGTTAATATTTCTATCAATAATTGCCGTGATAGATTGGGTAAACTGTTTGTTTGGGGTTGGAGCGCCTGCAAAAAAGCGTATGGCAGGATCTACAAACAGCTCAAAGCAGACCATGGCCGAGACAGGGTGTCCTGGCAGACCAAAAATTGCTGTTCCATGGCTCAGTCCAATAATAACTGGTTTGCCGGGTTTTAGCGCCACACCATGAACAAGGATGCCGGGGTTGCCAAGCTTTTCAATCACCCGTTCTCCTAAATCCCGCATCCCTACGGAACTACCGCCGGAAAAGAGCACCACGTTGTTTTCTCCGGTGGCACGTTCAAGTGTGGCAAAGAAAATATCCTCACTGTCGGAGACTATGCCGTAATCGGTGACCTCTGCTCCAAGACGTCTACATGATGCAGCCAGGGTTATTCCATTGATGTTACGAATTTTTCCAGGTGGAGGTGATTCCGACCATGGGACAATCTCATCTCCGGTGGAGAGGATACCGACCCTTGGGCGGGTATATACTGCAACGTC comes from Desulfocapsa sulfexigens DSM 10523 and encodes:
- a CDS encoding cache domain-containing protein, coding for MNKQRHLTKTVRMHLWLLSSLLVIVLGYLWVDTEIKQADRNGLKIREMFLGQQKEILQNDVEHAAAHIAYMRGQLEKRVQIEVKARTEEAYETALYLYEQHKATKSLLEIGQIIHDALYAASWDDGRGYYFAEDMQGNELVNRNNPELEGTNIIDVQDKVGTYIMREILAVARSEQQEGFCTYFWNKPEDPGVLIRKISYVKYFEPLDWVIGNGVYIDDEEEEIKKEVLDWLEESKDLFVSYLFVGTVEGDILSGPGKGENMWDVTDSNGFKVVQALVQKALDGGGFVKYVMPKLEGERPAPKLSYATLIPDWQWYMGTGVYIDYIENEILEEQKASSEVVKKIIIQVVLVLCCFLFLSLLLSWALTAKMKKNLDLFLEFFNKSASEELIIPADKVNFLEFQSLALTANQMARDRQRAWDNLSAEQERLAVTLESIGDGVMTTDTDGRVVLLNRVAEALTGWTKEAAAGKPSTEVFHIVNEKTGKKCQSPIQLVLESGKIVGFANPTALIAKNGTIRSIADSAAPIRDRDGNVIGVVLVFQDVTNERKMENELLKIRKLESVGVLAGGIAHDFNNILSAILGNVELAAYRIAEEDVGTATLLSDAKKATRRATKLTSQLLTFSKGGDPVKEETSLASLITESAGFVLHGSKVVCDYSFPEDLWNVDVDSGQIGQVVQNIIINAKQAMPEGGTIFIECSNVYDVVEEKLLNVTMGDYVCVRIQDSGTGISKEIIDKVFDPYFTTKQGGSGLGLAICHSIVNKHSGYLTVNSIADKGSIFTLYLPAMHFTKENRAEKAEEKLKPAEAVRVMVMDDEKMLLDVAKAQLSVLGHEPVLVSDGAEAISVYKEMKALGTPVDIVIMDLTIPGGMGGQEAAERLLQIDPGAKIIVSSGYSNDPIMAEYKKYGFCCAIAKPFDLKELGDAIAASC
- a CDS encoding molybdopterin biosynthesis protein, giving the protein MNQKDIYVKNMPLGEAKEKWHNALQEINFYHGAKVKEIEVEKALGRITGAPVFAGHSSPAYNAAAMDGIAVHFADLASASDAAPVRLGPTQFKAVNTGNSLPQEFDAVVMIEDVHYINENEVELAIPATPWQHVRTIGEDIVATELILPEGHTIRPIDQGAMLATGVTRVFVKVPPKVLVIPTGSELIQPGTPPAPGQIIEFNSRILAGTLNEWGAVATGAKPISDDKEQLRDAISKAVKENDIVVMNAGASAGTRDYTSTVLAELGEVVVHGVATKPGKPVILAIVDNTPVIGLPGYPVSAILTMRIFVHEMIYDFMDMKMPPTQWATARMSRPMHSAMGVDEFVRITLGQVGDELMATPAGKGAGAVMSLVRADGILTLKAGSEGVGAGEEVEIELLRPLTDVQSTLVAIGSHDNIIDVLANLLHKGRKTIRISSAHVGSMGGIMAIRRGEAHLAGSHLLDEETGEYNISFIKRFLPDVPLQLINLCYRQQGLIVAKGNPLKIKGFEDVAKNKYSFINRQNGAGTRLLTDKTLRDMNIDPTTINGYEHEEYTHMSVAASIANGSVNCGMGILAAANALNLDFVPVAEERYDLIIPKEFLNDLKIKTLLDVIRNNSEFQKLVLALGGYNLRDSGNIMYEQ
- a CDS encoding molybdopterin molybdotransferase MoeA — translated: MTTDRLKDMLGRVSLTPVKKAQSVLLNALTGSTRQTETCPLPDALDRLLAKDLLSPEDLPTHPRSTMDGFAVRAADTFGASSSMPCYLEIDGEVAMGQMPTGKVVQGKCFRIATGGLLPEGSDAVVMFEHTIPVDGKMIEVVKSVGVGINLINRGEDIKKGNPALPKGHLLRPQDLGLLAGLGIADVAVYTRPRVGILSTGDEIVPWSESPPPGKIRNINGITLAASCRRLGAEVTDYGIVSDSEDIFFATLERATGENNVVLFSGGSSVGMRDLGERVIEKLGNPGILVHGVALKPGKPVIIGLSHGTAIFGLPGHPVSAMVCFELFVDPAIRFFAGAPTPNKQFTQSITAIIDRNINSAAGRLDFVRVQLQEQEDMPPLAIPVLGKSGSISTLSRAHGYFLIDEPTQGINKGSQVKVTLLQ